GATGCCGGCCGCCTCGATGGCCTGCACCAGGTCCAGCAGACGGTCCATGGCGTCGAGGTACGGCGTCTCCTCGGTGATCTGCGAGCCGATGTGGCAGTCGATGCCCACCACGCGCAGGCCGGGCAGCTGCGCTGCGCGGCGGTACGTATCCAGCGTGCGCTCATGGGCGATGCCGAACTTGTTGCCCTTGAGGCCCGTGGAAATGTAGGGGTGGGTCTTGGCATCCACGTTCGGGTTCACGCGGATGCTGATGGGCGCGCGCAGGCCCATCGACTGGGCGACCTCGCTCAGCACCTCGAGCTCGGCCTCGCTCTCGACGTTGAAGCAGCCGATGCCGGCCTCGAGCGCCTGGCGCATCTCGGCGCGGGTCTTGCCCACGCCCGAGAAGATCACCTTGGCCGGGTCGCCGCCGGCGGCCATCACGCGCTCGAGCTCGCCGCCCGAGACGATGTCGAAGCCGCAGCCATGCTGCGCGAACAGCTGCAGCACGGCCAGCGACGAGTTGGCCTTCATGGCGTAGCAGATCTGCACCCTGCGCCCGGCGAAGCCGCGCTGGTAGGCCGCCAGGGCCTGCAGCATGGAGGCCTGCGAGTAGACGTACAGGGGCGTGCCATGCTCGCGCGCCAGGTCCGACAGGCGCCGGTCTTCGAGGTAGAGGGCTTGGTCGCGGTAGTGGAGCTGGGGCTGGCCGGGCAGGACGGAAGGAATCATGGAAGGGACGATGATGCGGGGACGGAGGAGGGCGCAGCGGGCGCCGTGGCGCGCGAGGCGGCAGGGTTGAGCGTCTCGGGCAGGGTGGCGCGCTGCGCCGCCGCCGGTTCGGTCGGCAGGTA
This region of Alicycliphilus denitrificans K601 genomic DNA includes:
- the lptM gene encoding LPS translocon maturation chaperone LptM, giving the protein MLRARQILVRTIALALSAAALGCGQRGPLYLPTEPAAAQRATLPETLNPAASRATAPAAPSSVPASSSLP
- the lysA gene encoding diaminopimelate decarboxylase; translated protein: MIPSVLPGQPQLHYRDQALYLEDRRLSDLAREHGTPLYVYSQASMLQALAAYQRGFAGRRVQICYAMKANSSLAVLQLFAQHGCGFDIVSGGELERVMAAGGDPAKVIFSGVGKTRAEMRQALEAGIGCFNVESEAELEVLSEVAQSMGLRAPISIRVNPNVDAKTHPYISTGLKGNKFGIAHERTLDTYRRAAQLPGLRVVGIDCHIGSQITEETPYLDAMDRLLDLVQAIEAAGIAIHHIDFGGGLGIDYNGDTPPAADALWSSLLAKLDARGYGDRLLMIEPGRSLVGNAGVCLTQVLYLKPGEQKNFCVVDAAMNDLPRPAMYQAYHAIVPLDAAAKAPEQVYDVVGPICESGDWLGKDRSLAVAAGDMLAVLSTGAYCSSMGSTYNTRARPAEVLVDGAQAHLIRAREGISDIFRCERLIPPKS